The segment CCAGGATGGCCGTTCCCTCCAGGCCCGCCCACTTGGTCAGCAGCAGCACGTCGCCCGGCCGGGCGCCCCCGCTGGGCATCAGGCCTGACGGCGGCGTGCGGCCCAGGGCCGTGGCCACCACCAGGGGCTGGGCCAGGCCGGGGGTCACCTCGGTGTGCCCGCCGGCGATCTGGCAACCCACCTCCCGGGCGGCGGCGTGGGCCCCTGCCATCAGCTCTTCCAGCATCGCCTGGGGCGCGCCCGGCGGCAGGAGGATGGTGAGGAGCACGGCCACCGGTTCGGCCCCGGTGGCGGCCACGTCGTTGCAATTGACGTGCACCACAAGCCAGCCGGCATGGTGACCCGCTCCGGTGATGGGGTCGCTGGCCGCAACCAGCAGGTCGCCCCCCAGGTCGAGGGCGGCCGCGTCTTCCCCCGGGGCCGCGGCCAGCACCACCTCGCGCCGCTGCATCCCCGTCCGCGGAAGAACCAGCTTTTTCAACAGCGCGGCCGGCAGCTTGCCCCCCGGCAACAACTCGCCCGGGCCGCCGGCCCTGGGCCCGGCGGGCTGGCCCGGTGCGGCCGCAGCCGGTTGGGGCCTGGTGGGATCCTGGTTCATCGCCTCTCCCCCGCCTGTTCGTCCGCCGGTTGGTCCGCAGCCCCGGAGCCAAGGACTGGCCACCGGGAGTGGGGGCGGATGACCCGATATGTCCCCTCAGTCTCCCCGCTGGGCCACGGTGGCCACGGCGGAGACCCGATCGCCCGGCTCCAGGCGCATCACCGTGACCCCTTGGGCCGCGCGGCCCTGGATCGACACCTGGTCCACGGGGACCCGCAGCACGATGCCGCCCTGGGAGATCAGCATGACCTCCTCACCCGGCCGCACCACCTCGAAGCCGGCCACCTGCCCGTTGCGAGCCGTCAGGGTGATGGCCCGGATCCCCTTCCCCCCGCGTCCCTGGGCCCGGAACTCCCGGACGGGCGTGCGCTTGCCGTAGCCCCGGTCGGTGATCACCAGCAGGTGGGCCTCGTCGTCGGCCACCTCCATGCCCACCACCTCATCGCCCTCTTCCAGGCGAATACCCATCACGCCGCGGGCGGTCCGGCCCATGGTGCGGACCTCCGCCACCGGGAAGCGGATGGCCTGGCCCTGCCGGGTCAGCAGCAGGACGTCGCCGCGGCCGTCGGTGAGCTGGACCGCCACCAGCTCGTCGCCCGGA is part of the Thermaerobacter subterraneus DSM 13965 genome and harbors:
- a CDS encoding AIR synthase family protein; translation: MNQDPTRPQPAAAAPGQPAGPRAGGPGELLPGGKLPAALLKKLVLPRTGMQRREVVLAAAPGEDAAALDLGGDLLVAASDPITGAGHHAGWLVVHVNCNDVAATGAEPVAVLLTILLPPGAPQAMLEELMAGAHAAAREVGCQIAGGHTEVTPGLAQPLVVATALGRTPPSGLMPSGGARPGDVLLLTKWAGLEGTAILAADCRQALRDRGVAEPVLEAAAGLGRWLSIVPEARVAARRGAHAMHDVTEGGVLGAVWEMIAAARQAQGEPVGCVVETDAIPVRDETRVICAAAGIDPLRLIGSGALLVAAPPARAAELQAAWQEAGIPTAAIGRVTGDGRLRRVGPGGQEGELEPPGTDALWAARARLS